In Chiroxiphia lanceolata isolate bChiLan1 chromosome 9, bChiLan1.pri, whole genome shotgun sequence, one DNA window encodes the following:
- the GPR88 gene encoding probable G-protein coupled receptor 88: protein MPNASSWSASSPLLLLWEDSSGTRIFLSLLYAVLAISGTLSNVMVIYLVFSFKKLQTTSNAFIVNGCAADLSVCALWMPQEAVLGLLPPNSSSLRSAEYRLLRGGLLGLGLTVSLASHLLVAFNRYVLITKLPSVYQALYQRKHTGCMIGLSWALALLPVPLLPGLWTLGSAQSDGSSRYTALLLALAVLGQTALLLHCYLGIVRRVRGSAKRVSVLNFHLLHQLPFPAAPPPPRRAQRRLSSVSVLLLCCVFLLGTQPLVWVSLLGFFLRPAPPALQAASWLLLCSLSALNPLLYTWRSEEFRRAARSVLPRAEGPGAAPRPSAAAGAAAAPPCPQLPRRRGTATGSGASAAPAPAPR from the coding sequence ATGCCCAACGCCTCTTCCTGGAGTGCTAGCTcgcctctgctgctgctctgggaggacTCCTCCGGGACCCGCATCTTTCTCTCGCTGCTCTACGCAGTCTTAGCTATCTCAGGGACTTTATCCAATGTGATGGTCATCTATTTAGTCTTCTCCTTCAAGAAGCTGCAGACAACCAGCAATGCCTTCATCGTGAACGGCTGTGCGGCAGACCTAAGCGTGTGCGCCCTGTGGATGCCccaggaggctgtgctggggctgctgcctccCAATTCCTCCTCCCTTCGCTCGGCGGAGTACCGGCTGCTCCGAGGCGGGCTCCTGGGCCTCGGTCTCACCGTCTCGCTGGCCTCGCACCTGCTGGTGGCTTTCAACAGGTACGTGCTCATCACCAAGCTGCCCAGCGTGTACCAGGCCCTCTACCAGCGGAAGCACACGGGCTGCATGATCGGGCTCTCCTGGGCCCTCGCCCTGCTCCCGGTCCCGCTGCTGCCCGGGCTCTGGACCCTGGGTTCGGCCCAGTCGGACGGCAGCTCTCGCTACACCgccctgctcctggccctggcCGTGCTGGGCCAGACGgcgctgctgctgcactgctaCCTCGGCATCGTGCGGCGGGTGCGGGGCAGCGCCAAGAGGGTCAGCGTCCTCAACTTCCACCTGCTCCACCAGCTGCCCttccccgccgccccgccgccgccccgccgcgcccagCGCCGCCTCAGCAGCGTCTCcgtcctgctgctctgctgcgTGTTCCTGCTGGGCACCCAGCCCCTGGTGTGGGTGAGCCTCCTGGGCTTCTTCCTgcgcccggcgccgccggcGCTGCAGGCCgccagctggctgctgctctgctcgCTCTCGGCGCTCAACCCGCTGCTCTACACGTGGCGCAGCGAGGAGTTCCGCCGGGCCGCCCGCTCCGTGCTGCCCCGCGCCGAGGGACCGggggccgccccgcgccccAGCGCCGCcgcgggcgccgccgccgccccgccctGCCCGCAGCTGCCGCGCCGCCGGGGCACGGCCACGGGGAGCGGCGCCAGCGCCGCGCCCGCGCCCGCGCCGCGCTGA